The genomic region GAtcaattagaaaataaattccCATCATATATTAGACAACTTGTATTGATGTTTCATTCGAGTAGATTTTAGATGAggttttcactttttaattgggtttttattttttaagaaattataaaaactcGCTTGGGATTGAATTACATCACCCGCAATCTCAAAAGTAGATTAGTAAATTAGTGGTAAATAGTCCAcaatttccttttcctttcatgtgtgtatgtgtgagggTGCATTTTCCTTCCCaccatttttcttcatttttacctttcattcttaaacaatataaacacaataaatttcacaacttcAATCAAAACATTTGAAACAACATTATTTTCACTTAAAACCACCCCTAACATGAACTTCAttgtataataataatcacAACCTACCGACTCATCTCAGTAGTCATCAAATTTGTAGTAAATCTAGACACTCATTATTAATCTTTTACTTTTATCACAGTCTTTTGGAGTACAAAACTAGATAAAATGTCGTTGTCCAGAGACTCGTTCTCATCCACCAATCTTGATAAATCAACGGGCCAAATTCCAACTCGTAATCCACCTATAGATATTTGTGTAAGCTTCGCTGCTCCCCACGTATTTGCCAAAGACCACAGTGATAGCTCCTCGTGAATATTCCACAAACCAAAACCGTTGCATTTACGTAATTTCCACAATTTTCAACCACCTCAAACAGACTCACTCATGTCTATCTTCACAAGCTCATATATTGTCTTCACAACATTGTTAGCCATACaaacaaattgagagagagagagagagttaagtaAGAGATGGGGGTGGTGATAATAGATGGATCAACGGTGCGTGACTTTGTGAGCGACGAGGCTCAGTTCAAGAAGAGCGTGGACGAGAGGTTTGCAGCTTTCGATCTCAACAACGACGGGGTTCTCTCGCGCGGCGAGCTCCGCAAGGCCTTCGAGTCCATGAGGCTCCTCGAGAGCCACTTCGGCATCGATGTGGCGACCACTCCGGATCAGCTCACCCAGCTCTACGACTCCATATTCGAGAAGTTTGACTGTGATCGCAATGGGACTGTGGATGTGGAGGAGTTCAGGGCggag from Castanea sativa cultivar Marrone di Chiusa Pesio chromosome 11, ASM4071231v1 harbors:
- the LOC142615194 gene encoding uncharacterized protein LOC142615194 — its product is MGVVIIDGSTVRDFVSDEAQFKKSVDERFAAFDLNNDGVLSRGELRKAFESMRLLESHFGIDVATTPDQLTQLYDSIFEKFDCDRNGTVDVEEFRAEMKKIMLAIADGLGSCPIQMALEDGDESLLKRAADLEASKSDSKASS